The genomic window TTTAAAACAAGTCGTACAAGAAATCATTGTTAGCCAAGATGGTGGGATCCCGCTTGCATGTAAAAACTGGGATGGTAACAGCGCAGACACCGCTATTTTTAAAGCGCGAAGTAAGGCGCTTGTTGATGAGTTCACAAAAAGCCAAGCTCCTAAATACCTTGTGGCAGACTGTAAACTTTATCATAAAAGTAATGCTGAGTTTTTAACCAAAATTCAATTTCTCACGCTAGTACCTTCAACAATTTCTCTTGAAAAATCCTCTATAAGTACAGCCATAGCAGCCAACCAATGGGTTAATATTGATGATAATTATCAATATGTTATTGAAGAGGTTGATCATATGGGGATAGAGCAAAGATGGATGATTATTTATTCAAAAGCAGCTAATAGCCGAGCACAAAAAAGCATTGTTCGACAAGTTGAGCGAGCACACACAGGCATCAAAAAAGACCTCTTCCATTTACAAGCTCAACGTTTCGCTTGTCAAACTGACGCACAACGCGCATTAGATAAATTAGCGAAAAAGATGAAGCATCATCAAATAGCGACTCAGCAATTTATTAAGCATAAAGTCTATGAAGGTAAAGGGCGACCTAAAAAAGATGCGCCAGTAAAAAATATTGAATGGCAAATCACGGCAGAAATTGAAGAAAACGAAACCGCAATAAAACAGATTGTAGAACAAAAGTCATGCTTCGTATTAGCAACGAATATTGATAAAGAAGCCCTTTCACCAGTAGGTTTACTTAAGCATTACAAAGCACAATCTGAAGTAGAAAAAGGGTTTAGGTTTTTAAAAGACCCCTTGTTTTTTGTTTCATCATTATTTATCAAAAAGCCAAGTAGAATAGATGCTCTGTTGATGGTGATGACACTTTCATTGTTAGTTTATTCAATTGCGCAAAGACGAATGAGAGCGAATATGAAAAAAGAAAAAGCCACGATAGCGAATCAAATCAATAAAGAAATATCTAACCCAACATTACGTTGGGTCTTTCAGTGTTTTGAGGGAATTAATCTACTCCAGCAAGGCGACAAAATCAGCTTGGATGGTTTTGATGAGTTCAGGGAAAAAATAATAAGGCTCATTGGTGGACATGCGTTGAATTTATATAAAATCCAAAAAGTTGCCTAGGGGTCTGATCAATGCCTGCTTTAAGTGTGTTATAAAATATTAATTGTTGAGCCATTTTTGTGGGTACCCTCTTTTCGCACTGCGTGCTCGCGTCAGCAAGCTTAACGCCTACAACTTGTACTCATCTTTTTGAGTAAAGTATCTGGCATAAAAAATCCCCGCTATGCGAGGATTTTACAGTCTAAACTAAAAATCAAATTCTATATAAAATAGAATTACTGACCTTTAACTTCTTTTAAACCGTTGTACGGTGCTTTATCACCTAATTGCTCTTCAATACGTAGCAATTGGTTGTACTTAGCAACACGGTCAGATCGGCTCAATGAACCCGTTTTAATTTGACCTGCCGCAGTACCCACTGCTAAATCAGCAATGGTTGAATCTTCTGTCTCGCCTGAACGATGAGAAATAACAACCGTAAAACCAGCGTCTTTAGCCATTTTAATTGCAGCTAACGTTTCAGTTAAAGAACCGATTTGGTTAAACTTGATTAAGATTGAGTTTGCAATACCGTTGTCGATACCGCGTTTTAAAATCTTAGTGTTTGTTACAAATAAATCGTCACCAACTAATTGGATTTTATCACCCATTAGTTTAGTTTGGTGTGCAAAGCCATCCCAATCAGACTCATCAAGACCATCTTCAATAGATACGATTGGGTACTGCTCAGTTAGATCTTTTAAGAAGAAGTTAAATTCTTCAGAAGTGAACTTTTTACCTTCACCTTTAAGGTCGTAGATATTTGCTTCTTTGTCGTAAAACTCAGATGCAGCACAATCTAATGCAAGTGTAATGTCTTTACCTAGCTCGTAGCCTGCATTTGCAACTGCCACTTTAATTGCAGCAAGTGCAGCTTCGTTAGATGCTAGATTTGGTGCAAAACCGCCTTCATCACCCACAGATGTTGAGTGACCTTCTGCTTTAAGTACTTTTGCAAGGCTATGGAATATTTCAGCGCCCATGCGTAGTGCTTCACGAAAGTTTTTAGCACCAACTGGCTGAACCATGAACTCTTGAATATCTACCGAGTTATCTGCGTGTTCACCACCATTGATGATATTCATCATTGGCAGTGGCATTGAGTAAACACCGGGTGTACCGTTTAAATCAGCAATGTGTTCGTAAAGCTCAACTTTTTTAGATTGTGCAGCGGCTTTAGCTATCGCAAGTGATACAGCTAAGATTGCATTGGCACCTAATTTTTCTTTATTTTCAGTACCATCTAAATCCAGCATCACTTTATCAACAGCGCTTTGCTCTAATGCATTTTGACCAGCTAAAGCGTCAGCAATTTCTTTGTTAATATAACCAACTGCTTTTAATACGCCTTTACCTAAATAACGAGTTTTATCACCATCACGTAACTCTAATGCTTCGCGAGTACCTGTAGACGCACCAGAGGGTGCTGCAGCACGGCCCCATGAACCATCAGCTAAATGTACATCAGCTTCAACAGTTGGGTTACCACGCGAGTCCATAATTTCGCGACCAATTACTTTTACGATTTTTGACATCTTGATTCCTCTATATTCCCAAAATGGTGATTTCAACTAACTTTACTATGTTTTGTATAGTTTATACCAATTGCATTAAATTAGTGAGCTATTATAGCGCTAAGAAAACAGCTCAATAACAAGCCAGAAATTATGACATATAATTGTTCTATATGAGTAATTTTTAACGCAGTGAGTGAGTTACTTAATGCGATACAATGCTCATTTTTTTAATAACGTTGGTATTAGTCAGCCCTTAAAACAAAAAAGCCGTGCAATATGCACGGCCTCTTTTAAATTACGAATTCGCTTTTTGATGGATATGAGCTGCGGCTACAAACCCTTCAAATAGCGGATGACCATCACGTGGTGTTGACGTAAATTCCGGGTGGAATTGCGCGGCAATAAACCAAGGGTGATCTTTATTCTCGATAATTTCTACCAGTTTTTTATCTTCCGATAAACCAGTAAAGCTTAAACCTGCTTTTTCTAATTGCTCTACAAAGTTATTGTTAACTTCGTAGCGGTGGCGATGGCGCTCAACAATTTCGTCACTACCGTATACTTCATGCACTTTAGAGCCAGGTGTTAAGTGACATTTTTGTGCGCCTAAACGCATAGTGCCACCTAAGTCAGATTTTTCGCTACGTGTTTCAACGTTGCCTTCTGCATCTAACCACTCCGTAATTAGACCTACTACCGGTGCTGCTGATTTTGCATTAAACTCTGTTGAGTTAGCATCGCTAAGGCCAGCAACATTTCGTGCGTATTCAATTAGCGCAACTTGCATTCCTAAACAAATACCTAAGTAAGGCACTTTGTTCTCACGGGCATATTTAGCCGCTAATATTTTACCTTCAACACCACGACCACCAAAGCCGCCTGGTACTAAAATAGCATCTAAATGCGATAGTAACTCAACACCTTTACTTTCAAGATCTTGTGAATCTACATATTCAATATTAATTGTTAAACGGTTTTTAAGACCTGCATGCTTTAATGCTTCATTAACCGATTTATATGCATCTGGTAATTCAATGTATTTACCGACCATACCAATAGTCACTTCACCTGTTGGGTTAGACTCTTGATAAAGTACTTGTTCCCACTCTGCTAAATCAGCCTCTGGTGGATCTAGGTGGAAACGACGACATACAAAGTTATCTAGCTCTTGCGATTTTAAAAGCGCTGGAATTTTATAAATGCTGTCTACATCTGGTAATGAAATAACCGCTTTTTCTTCTACGTTTGTAAATAATGAGATTTTTGCACGTTCATTATTTGGCAATTTACGATCTGAACGACAAATAAGAATATCTGGTTGAATACCGACTGAGCGTAATTCTTTTACAGAGTGCTGAGTTGGTTTTGTTTTCACTTCGCCCGCAGGGCCTAAAAATGGCACTAACGTTAAGTGAATAAATAGCGCGCGTTCACGGCCAATTTCAGTTCCCATCTGACGAATTGCTTCAATAAACGGTTGTGATTCTATATCACCTACAGTGCCGCCAATTTCGACAATAGCAATATCATAACCTTCAGCACCGTCGTAAACACGTTGCTTAATATCGTTAGTGATATGTGGAATAACCTGAATAGTTGCACCTAGGTATTCACCTCGGCGCTCGCGACGTAATACGTCTTCATATACACGGCCTTGTGTGAAGTTATTACGACTAGTCATTTTGGTGCGAATAAAACGTTCATAGTGACCTAAATCAAGGTCAGTTTCTGCGCCGTCTTCTGTAACGTAAACTTCACCGTGTTGAATTGGGCTCATTGTGCCTGGGTCAACGTTGATGTAAGGATCCAGCTTTAAAATAGTAACATTTAAACCACGGGCTTCTAAAATAGCGGCCAGTGAAGCTGCGGCAATACCTTTACCCAACGAAGAAACAACTCCGCCAGTAACGAAGATAAATTTTGTACTCATGCGAACCCTAGAATATCAGGAATTAAAAGGAATATAACACCCAAAGAAGAGCCTAAGGGTATATCATCAAGACGGGGCGAAATTGTACCAAAACACGGCTTATCAATCCAGCTAAAAATAGTAAATGTGCGCACAAAAAATGTGCATAATTTTATTACAATTTTTTAATCGCATCCCATGCCCGATCCATTTCTTCAAAGGTGGCTGTATCTAAACTTTTGCCTTGCACATGCAAATAAGCATTTACCTTTTCAAAACGCGCTGAAAACTTATCATTAGCGCTACGAAGCAGTTGTTCGGGGTCTCGTTTAACATGGCGTACAACATTAACAGTGGCAAAAAGTAAGTCGCCGAGCTCTTCCGCTGTGTGATCAGATAACGGGTCTTGCTCAATCGCTTCTTTTACCTCAAGTACTTCTTCGCTCACTTTATCAAGCGCACCATGATACGTTGGCCAATCAAAACCAAGAGAAGCCACACGTTGTTGGATTTTTTTAGCTTTACTTAAACTCGGCATATTAGCTGGAATATCTTGCCAAAAAGAAGGGGATTTTGTTTGTGCTCTAGCACTGCGTTCTTGTGCTTTTATTACTTGCCACTGCCGTGATAATTGCTCGTCTGTTAGCTCTTTTTTATCACCAAATACATGCGGGTGACGACGAGTAAGTTTAGTGTTTAGTTGCTCAATTACATCGTTAAAATCAAATAAGTTTTGTTCTTGGGCTAATTGCGCATAAAACACGATTTGAAATAACAAGTCACCCAATTCACCTTTAAGCTCACCTAAGTTGCCTGACTCAATACAGTCAGCCACTTCATAAGCTTCTTCTAATGTATGCGGCACAATAGATTTAAAATCTTGCTTGAGATCCCACGGGCAACCGCTTTTGGGATCTCGCAGTGTTTTCATTATGCTAAGAAGTTGCGTAAGTGCTGTATTATCATTCATGTTTAATGACCACGCTTGGCGTCATGAACACCTTCTATTTGATGCAATTTCGAAAGAACACGGTTGGTCCCCGATAAATCATGCACTTCTATTTGCATAGTAAAAATTGCTAATTGATTATCTGTTACCGTGTTTACATTCATATTAAGTACGTTTACTTTTTCATTTGCTAACACTGAGCTTATATCGCGTATTAACCCAGAACGGTCGGTGGCTTCTATTTTAATACTCAATGCGTACGAGCCGTTTATATCATCAGACCAACTAACAGAAAGCACACGCTCAGGATGCTGCTCTTTTAAGTTATTAAACGAATCGCAATCATCTTTATGTACGCCAATACCACGTCCTTGAGTAATATAACCAATAATTGCATCACCAGGTACTGGACGACAACACTTAGCCACGTGACTCATTAAGCTACCAACGCCATCCACTACAATGCCATTTTTATCGCCGCTTACTTTAGTCGGATTTTTAAAACGTATTACCGGCTCGTCTTCTGTACGATCGGTAACAAAGTTAAGCATTTGATTTAGACGCACATCTCCCGCGCCAATGGCAACCATTAAGTCATCAAGCTCTTTAAAATTAAAACGCTTAATCGCGGGTGCTAAGTCTTTATAATTTAAACCCAGCTTTTGCAGCTCGTTATCAAGAATATCTTTACCTGCACTGAGGTTTTTATCCCGATCGAGTTGTTTAAACCAGTGATGTATTTTAGCTCTAGCACGCGACGATTTGATGTAACCTAATGAAGGGTTTAACCAATCACGACTAGGATTAGGTTGCTTTTGGGTAAGTATTTCTACTTGATCTCCAGTTGTAAGCTGATGCGTAAATGGCACTATTTTGCCAAACACTTTAGCACCAATACAACGATGACCAACGTTCGAATGAATATAGTAAGCAAAATCAAGCGGTGTTGCGCCAAGGGGTAAATCGATAATATCGCCGCTTGGGGTAAATATGTACACGCGGTCTTCGACTACTTGATTTTTAAGCTCTTCAGCTAAATCGACACCATCAACGACTTCTTCTTGCCATTGCAGTAGTTTACGCAGCCAGCTTATTTTTTGCTCATAACCGGAGCCACGTCCAGGCAGTGCACCTTCTTTATATATCCAATGCGCTGCAACACCTAGCTCTGCATCTTGATGCATGTCTTGAGTGCGAATTTGTATTTCTACCGTTTTACCTTCAGGGCCAAATACCACGGTATGAATAGATTGATAGCCATTTTGTTTGGGCGTAGCAACGTAATCAT from Pseudoalteromonas aliena SW19 includes these protein-coding regions:
- a CDS encoding IS1634 family transposase encodes the protein MNLKIKRLDHHGIVSGIIEDLKIVSLLDQYLPQDDKQEITPGEAVKGMIMNGLGFANRPLSLSPQFFTNLPLEHLFREGVQASHFNRHKLGRTLDQCFEFGCESLFSLVSGQACEIEQVDKTFESLDTTSHSLTGEYAFDDGDSDENVIKITHGYSKAHRPDLKQVVQEIIVSQDGGIPLACKNWDGNSADTAIFKARSKALVDEFTKSQAPKYLVADCKLYHKSNAEFLTKIQFLTLVPSTISLEKSSISTAIAANQWVNIDDNYQYVIEEVDHMGIEQRWMIIYSKAANSRAQKSIVRQVERAHTGIKKDLFHLQAQRFACQTDAQRALDKLAKKMKHHQIATQQFIKHKVYEGKGRPKKDAPVKNIEWQITAEIEENETAIKQIVEQKSCFVLATNIDKEALSPVGLLKHYKAQSEVEKGFRFLKDPLFFVSSLFIKKPSRIDALLMVMTLSLLVYSIAQRRMRANMKKEKATIANQINKEISNPTLRWVFQCFEGINLLQQGDKISLDGFDEFREKIIRLIGGHALNLYKIQKVA
- the mazG gene encoding nucleoside triphosphate pyrophosphohydrolase — protein: MNDNTALTQLLSIMKTLRDPKSGCPWDLKQDFKSIVPHTLEEAYEVADCIESGNLGELKGELGDLLFQIVFYAQLAQEQNLFDFNDVIEQLNTKLTRRHPHVFGDKKELTDEQLSRQWQVIKAQERSARAQTKSPSFWQDIPANMPSLSKAKKIQQRVASLGFDWPTYHGALDKVSEEVLEVKEAIEQDPLSDHTAEELGDLLFATVNVVRHVKRDPEQLLRSANDKFSARFEKVNAYLHVQGKSLDTATFEEMDRAWDAIKKL
- a CDS encoding CTP synthase — translated: MSTKFIFVTGGVVSSLGKGIAAASLAAILEARGLNVTILKLDPYINVDPGTMSPIQHGEVYVTEDGAETDLDLGHYERFIRTKMTSRNNFTQGRVYEDVLRRERRGEYLGATIQVIPHITNDIKQRVYDGAEGYDIAIVEIGGTVGDIESQPFIEAIRQMGTEIGRERALFIHLTLVPFLGPAGEVKTKPTQHSVKELRSVGIQPDILICRSDRKLPNNERAKISLFTNVEEKAVISLPDVDSIYKIPALLKSQELDNFVCRRFHLDPPEADLAEWEQVLYQESNPTGEVTIGMVGKYIELPDAYKSVNEALKHAGLKNRLTINIEYVDSQDLESKGVELLSHLDAILVPGGFGGRGVEGKILAAKYARENKVPYLGICLGMQVALIEYARNVAGLSDANSTEFNAKSAAPVVGLITEWLDAEGNVETRSEKSDLGGTMRLGAQKCHLTPGSKVHEVYGSDEIVERHRHRYEVNNNFVEQLEKAGLSFTGLSEDKKLVEIIENKDHPWFIAAQFHPEFTSTPRDGHPLFEGFVAAAHIHQKANS
- the eno gene encoding phosphopyruvate hydratase, giving the protein MSKIVKVIGREIMDSRGNPTVEADVHLADGSWGRAAAPSGASTGTREALELRDGDKTRYLGKGVLKAVGYINKEIADALAGQNALEQSAVDKVMLDLDGTENKEKLGANAILAVSLAIAKAAAQSKKVELYEHIADLNGTPGVYSMPLPMMNIINGGEHADNSVDIQEFMVQPVGAKNFREALRMGAEIFHSLAKVLKAEGHSTSVGDEGGFAPNLASNEAALAAIKVAVANAGYELGKDITLALDCAASEFYDKEANIYDLKGEGKKFTSEEFNFFLKDLTEQYPIVSIEDGLDESDWDGFAHQTKLMGDKIQLVGDDLFVTNTKILKRGIDNGIANSILIKFNQIGSLTETLAAIKMAKDAGFTVVISHRSGETEDSTIADLAVGTAAGQIKTGSLSRSDRVAKYNQLLRIEEQLGDKAPYNGLKEVKGQ
- the relA gene encoding GTP diphosphokinase, translating into MVATRQSHQQDETGDFATRLKALGLSAEKAELLNQAQALCVNCNNEKQQNTAIEMVEILAELNLDAESLATAYLTPYFLNDVVSLDTVEELLGNNVAILLTGVAQMATISTLSHQGKGSVQVDNIRKMLLTMVEDVRAVVIKLAEQVCHLRNVKDADEEDRVIAAKETADIFAPLANRLGIGQLKWELEDLSFRYLRPDIYKSIAKQLDDKRLAREAYMEDMVEQVKSRLGEAGIEAEVYGRPKHIYSIYKKMAQKNYEFDQLFDIRAMRIVVERLQDCYGALGIVHTNWRHLNKEFDDYVATPKQNGYQSIHTVVFGPEGKTVEIQIRTQDMHQDAELGVAAHWIYKEGALPGRGSGYEQKISWLRKLLQWQEEVVDGVDLAEELKNQVVEDRVYIFTPSGDIIDLPLGATPLDFAYYIHSNVGHRCIGAKVFGKIVPFTHQLTTGDQVEILTQKQPNPSRDWLNPSLGYIKSSRARAKIHHWFKQLDRDKNLSAGKDILDNELQKLGLNYKDLAPAIKRFNFKELDDLMVAIGAGDVRLNQMLNFVTDRTEDEPVIRFKNPTKVSGDKNGIVVDGVGSLMSHVAKCCRPVPGDAIIGYITQGRGIGVHKDDCDSFNNLKEQHPERVLSVSWSDDINGSYALSIKIEATDRSGLIRDISSVLANEKVNVLNMNVNTVTDNQLAIFTMQIEVHDLSGTNRVLSKLHQIEGVHDAKRGH